Genomic segment of Iocasia fonsfrigidae:
TAGTTAAATAATACCAATTATTTTTGTACATATTTTTATTTTTACATATTTGTTTGTCAAATTCACTAAAAAAGATTTAATGGGCTCAGGAGGTGTTGTGATGGTTTCAGTAATTAATTTAATGAGTCGGGGTCTTGATGGGGCTCTTGACAGACAGCAAGCCCTGGCTGATAATCTAGCTAATATTGATACACCAAACTATAAGCGGAAAGATGTTGATTTTATTAGTGTTTTACGGGAAGAGAGTGAAAAGAGTTCCTCTCTATCGTTAAAGACCACTAATGAAAGGCATATTGCTGGTAGCAAGACAGAGGCAAACTCTTTTAAAAGCTTAGCACTAAGGGAGAGTAATTATCGTAATGATAAAAATAATGTTGATGTAGATGTTGAGATGGCTGAGGTTGCCAAAAATGGTGTTTATTATAATACACTGGCTAAACAGATTAACGACCAGTTCCGCATCTTAAAAGATGTTATTAGTAAAGGGGGTAGTCAATAGTGTTTGATTCTTTTGATGTTAGTTCATCTGGAATGACAGCTCAGAGGCTCAGGATGGATATTATTGCCGATAATATTGCTAATGTTAATACCACCCGGAATGCTGAAGGGGAGACATACCGTCGTAAGGTGCCGGTTTTTCAGGAAAAGGATACAAGTTCCTTCAAGAAATTACTGAAGGCCAGGCTTGGTCAGGATTCTTCTGCTGAAGGGGTAGAGGTGGTCAGTATTGCTGAAGACCAGTCACCTTTTAAAATAATTTATAATCCGTCTCATCCTGATGCTGATGAAGAGGGTTATGTAGAGATGCCGAATATTGATATAAGTTCAGAAATGGTCGATATGATCAGTGCTTCCCGGTCTTATGAGGCCAATATCACGGCTTTGAATACTGCCAAGAATATGGCTTTAAAGGCCCTGGAGATAGGGCGGGGTTAGCTTGATTTATTATTTTATACTAAAGGGTGATCTTTTATGATTAAAGGTTTGGAATTATCGAATGACCTGCAGTTATTAACTGGTATTGACAGGGAATCTGGGGTTGGTGAAAAGCAGGAATTATCTTTTGTAGATATGCTAAAAGAACAGATAAACGGGGTTAATAGTCTAAAAATTGAGGCAGATAAACTTAATGCTGACTTTACCCTTGGCAAGACAGATAATATTCATCAGGTGATGATAGCTACTGAGAAAGCGAAAGTTGCCCTGGATCTTACTGCTGCTATTCAAAATAAGGCGGCAGGCGCATATAAAGAGATAATGCAGATGCAGATGTAAGTTGTCTTGCTAATACGTGATGAAAGAGGTTGTAAAATGGCTGACTGGTTAAAGGAGTACATAGGACAGCTAAAAGAGTTATGGGCAAAATTAAATAAAAGGACTAAAACTATAATCGGTATTGGTACAGGTATTGTTTTTATTGTTTTTATAATCTTAATCTTGTACGGTAGTGGTCCCCAATACCAGACACTTTTTAGCCAATTAGACCCTAAAGATGCTGATTCTATAATGGAAAAGTTGGATGAACAGGGGATAAGTTACCAGCTGGCAGATGGTGGAAATACAATTATGGTGCCT
This window contains:
- the flgB gene encoding flagellar basal body rod protein FlgB, with protein sequence MVSVINLMSRGLDGALDRQQALADNLANIDTPNYKRKDVDFISVLREESEKSSSLSLKTTNERHIAGSKTEANSFKSLALRESNYRNDKNNVDVDVEMAEVAKNGVYYNTLAKQINDQFRILKDVISKGGSQ
- the flgC gene encoding flagellar basal body rod protein FlgC, producing MFDSFDVSSSGMTAQRLRMDIIADNIANVNTTRNAEGETYRRKVPVFQEKDTSSFKKLLKARLGQDSSAEGVEVVSIAEDQSPFKIIYNPSHPDADEEGYVEMPNIDISSEMVDMISASRSYEANITALNTAKNMALKALEIGRG
- the fliE gene encoding flagellar hook-basal body complex protein FliE is translated as MIKGLELSNDLQLLTGIDRESGVGEKQELSFVDMLKEQINGVNSLKIEADKLNADFTLGKTDNIHQVMIATEKAKVALDLTAAIQNKAAGAYKEIMQMQM